Genomic segment of Arachis hypogaea cultivar Tifrunner chromosome 16, arahy.Tifrunner.gnm2.J5K5, whole genome shotgun sequence:
AAGGTCAACGGCATACTCCAACCCACTTGGCATCTCACGCACTTCAAAGACCTCATTCTGCCTGTCGAAGCAATTAACCTAGATGTTCCCTGATGCAAGTTGGTTTGCATGCAATTTTGAGGTCACAAGTTCAGAAAAAATATGACCAGCACTAATCCGAGCCTCCGCCTCAGATCTTTTTCTAGTGAACAACTCATTAAGCCTGTAGAATGTTGCTTTGACAAGTGCAGTGATGGGgagattgcgtgcacccttcaaGACTGAGTTGATGCATTCTACTaaattcgtcgtcatgtgaccccaTCGGTAGCCACCATCAAATGCTAATGCATACTGTTCCCGGGGGATTCGATTTAACCAGTTAGTGTAAGTCTCACCCCGTTCTCATAACCGCTGATAATGCACTTCGTACTCGCGCACCGTCCTCGAATACCCTGCATAATGGCgaccaataaaaaataaatgggtTACGAAACACTTATTGAAGGTATCCCTTTTGATAACAAACTTTGAAATACACAATTTACCTATATTAATGACAAGTTTTTGTAGGTACGGTGCTTTGAATTTTCTCAGTAAATTTgactctatatgcctgatgcaaaacatGTGGAAAGCTCGAGGAGGTGACCATGCTCCGTTACTGCGAACCACAGCTGCATTGATGGATTCGTGTCGGTCGGATATCAGCCCTACACCATCCCGAGTCACAACATGTTGTCGCATGTTACTAAGGAAAAAGTGCCAcgcatcagaagtctctccctccacaatAGCAAATGAAATTGGGACGATATTGTTGTTACCATCCTGTGACACTGCCACTAACAAACAACCCTTATACTTTCCGTACAAGTGAGTCCCATCCACCTGGACAACTGGCTTACAATGTCTAAATGCTCTAATGcaggggtaataactccaaaaGACTCGATGCAACACCCGGATATCATTTACCAAGGCATCGCCTTGGtatgcaggcatagtctcaaaatggacGATAACTGatggctccttatgacacatggcctTAAACCAAATCGGCAAAGCTTCGTAAGATGCTTCCtaacctccaaatattttttctactgacttttgcttagccaaccatgctttccgATAACTGACAGTGTAATTGAACTTCGATTGCACTTCTGCAATAACTGATTTTACCTTTAAGGAGGGGTCAGCCTCAACCaacggctttattgcttctgcaattgtgttAGAATCCAGCTTCAAATGATCCTGAGAAATGGTGGCTTTGGTACaagtgtgactaccattatacctcctAATAATCCAATAGTACTTTCTGCTGATCATGctaaccctgataagccaatcacacccaTCCCCTTACTgtgtacacttggcataaaaGGTCATCGGCTCTGACTCATACACCCGATAGTTTACACTTCTCCAGATGGCATACTCTTTCATCGCCCTAATAACAGCTTCCCTTGAACTGAATTCTATCCCCACAGCAAATTCACCATCTGCAACAAGAGGGACTTCTGCCATGACGGCAGCCATACGAAAATTTAATAACCGAAATTAAAGGTAAGTCAAACACTCAATACATTTATGGTCATATTATTAAACTCTACATCAGGTTATTATCTCaatcttaacaaaataataaataaaatacataaatacataaataaatattgtttaacaaatagtaaataatatttaactaCATCAATGACTAACCAAAAATTTTTATTGCCCTACATTTAACTACATAAACACCTGCACAAGTGCTAATTGAATATATTCTCACATGTCACTTAACTATTTGCTCCATTAATAACTAACatacaatattattattctaCACTTAACTTATTCAACACATAAACAAATGCTAATTAAATATACTTTCACATGTCACTTAACTATTTGCTCTATCACTGAATATAATTTATTACGGAATTCTAATTCGTCTTATAATAATAGGCAATTACGTA
This window contains:
- the LOC112756879 gene encoding uncharacterized protein — protein: MAAVMAEVPLVADGEFAVGIEFSSREAVIRAMKEVSMISRKYYWIIRRYNGSHTCTKATISQDHLKLDSNTIAEAIKPLVEADPSLKVKSVIAEVQSKFNYTAMCHKEPSVIVHFETMPAYQGDALVNDIRVLHRVFWSYYPCIRAFRHCKPVVQVDGTHLYGKYKGCLLVAVSQDGNNNIVPISFAIVEGETSDAWHFFLSNMRQHVVTRDGVGLISDRHESINAAVVRSNGAWSPPRAFHMFCIRHIESNLLRKFKAPYLQKLVINIGYSRTYALAFDGGYRWGHMTTNLVECINSVLKGARNLPITALVKATFYRLNELQNEVFEVREMPSGLEYAVDLRRHRCDCGEFQVNRIPCRHVFAYCANQRLDWQVYVHDVYKMDQVRRVYRARFRPLGNPTTWPAYNGPRFVPNPYLQRVTKGRPRMMRFLNEMDTRMLRRPRRCR